From a single Clostridium isatidis genomic region:
- a CDS encoding metallophosphoesterase — translation MLIFLKWQNDGIKISRYEYQNSKIAEGFNGYKIVQISDLHNKNFKGRLSKKIKAEKPDMIVITGDIIYRRKIKLDLVSEFLEEIKEIAPIYYVSGNHEFLSGTYNEVKELLERENVKILDNSFIVIEKGKDKIGLMGLEDPTSRRNPKYYTSKNNREYMKKSIEKLNKEKNTDFSILLSHRPEQFKLYVEEKIDLVFTGHAHGGQIRLPFIGGLFSPNQGIFPKYTCGIYKEDETSMLVSRGLGGSAFPFRLFNRPDLVVLTLKSCNI, via the coding sequence TTGCTGATTTTTTTAAAGTGGCAAAATGACGGAATAAAAATAAGCCGTTATGAATATCAAAATAGTAAGATAGCTGAAGGCTTTAATGGATATAAAATTGTTCAAATATCAGATCTTCATAATAAGAACTTTAAGGGAAGATTATCTAAAAAGATTAAGGCCGAAAAGCCAGATATGATTGTAATAACTGGTGATATTATATATAGAAGGAAGATAAAACTTGATCTAGTATCAGAATTTTTAGAGGAAATAAAAGAGATTGCTCCAATTTACTATGTTTCGGGAAATCATGAATTTTTATCAGGAACTTACAATGAAGTAAAAGAGCTTTTAGAAAGAGAAAATGTTAAAATTCTCGATAACTCCTTTATAGTTATTGAAAAAGGAAAAGATAAAATTGGACTTATGGGACTTGAAGATCCAACAAGCAGGCGAAATCCAAAGTATTATACTTCTAAAAATAATAGAGAATATATGAAAAAATCTATAGAGAAATTAAATAAAGAAAAGAATACAGACTTTTCAATTTTATTATCCCATAGGCCAGAACAATTTAAGTTATATGTAGAAGAAAAAATTGATTTAGTTTTTACTGGTCATGCTCATGGAGGGCAAATAAGATTGCCTTTTATAGGAGGTTTATTTTCACCAAATCAAGGAATATTTCCTAAGTATACATGTGGGATATATAAAGAAGATGAAACAAGTATGCTGGTAAGCAGAGGCCTTGGAGGCAGTGCCTTCCCATTTAGATTATTCAATAGGCCAGATTTAGTTGTTCTGACTTTAAAATCTTGTAATATATGA
- a CDS encoding YkvA family protein, protein MAKEMDTKKVEELLEKKNEEAKKLLGNKEKTENTLKEVNEKLNKLDFKPLTNMISDIKTITSLVKDFSSGRYRALPKRSIIALMGALIYFLSPIDIIPDVLPFAGLIDDTFVISLILKQFKTDLDVYKAWKTPKEGIIEEYKRQYEEKHANE, encoded by the coding sequence ATGGCAAAGGAAATGGATACCAAAAAGGTTGAAGAATTACTTGAGAAGAAAAATGAAGAAGCAAAAAAACTTCTAGGAAATAAAGAAAAGACAGAAAATACTCTTAAAGAAGTTAATGAAAAATTAAATAAATTAGATTTTAAACCTTTAACTAATATGATATCTGATATAAAAACTATAACTTCCCTTGTTAAAGACTTTAGCTCTGGAAGATATAGAGCTCTTCCAAAAAGAAGTATAATAGCTCTAATGGGAGCATTAATTTACTTTTTATCACCAATAGATATTATTCCAGATGTATTACCTTTTGCTGGACTAATTGACGATACCTTTGTAATAAGCTTAATATTAAAGCAATTTAAAACAGATCTTGATGTATATAAAGCTTGGAAAACTCCAAAGGAAGGAATTATCGAAGAATATAAGAGACAATATGAAGAAAAACATGCTAATGAATAG